One Streptomyces umbrinus genomic window, AGCACCGCGCTCTGCGCGACGATCCAACGCCCGATGGACTGGGCCGAGTCACCCGGCCCGGCGATCCCGACGACCCCGCGCTCGCGCAGCGGCAGCGTCACCGGGGCGTCCTGGATCTTCCAGGTGACCTCGCGCTTGTGGTCGTCCTGCTCCGGGTCGTCGAGCACGACCTCGGAGGGCAGCTGCCCCGTGCCGACCCGGAGGACGAGATGGTCGGCGTCGGTACGCCGCCGCTCCCACAGCCGCGTACGGGGCCCGGTGCTCATGGAAAGGACGGACGCGGGATCGGGCACGGCGAGCCGCCGGTCGAGCCGCTCGGCTATGAGGGCGTCCTGAGCGTCCTTCTCGATCCGCTCCTTGTGCTCCTTGTACTCCTTGACCTGCTTCGCATGGGACTTGCGCCCGTGCTTCTTGTCCATGAAGTAGTTGCCGAAGAGGATCAGCGGGCTCAGCAGAGCCATGATCAGGTAGTACCAGCGCCCGAAGATCATCACGGCCACGACCGCGCCGACCAGCGGGGTCAGGGCCATCAGCCAGGGCAGCGGCCGGGCCTCGAAGTCGCGCGGCGGGGCGGGCAGCTTGAACCGTGTCTGGCGCTCGGGCGGCTGGAGCCGGGGCGGCCGGTTGTAGTCGAGCCCGGCCCCGTCGTCGGACCACTTCAACGCGGCGTTGGGCGCGGAGTAACGGTCGAGTTCGAGAAGGGTGTTGCCGACGGCGACCTGGGCACCGAGGGGCCAGTCCTTGCCGTCGAGGGGCTCACCGTCGAGGGTGACGCCGCCGTTGTCCTTGTCGTCCCCCTCTTTCCTGTCTTTCCCGTGTATGGCGACCTGACAGGTTCCGTCCGTTGCAACTGACAACGTCAGCGCGCGGGCGGGAAGCTCGGGATCGTCGATCCGTACGTAGGAGGCGGGGCCGCTGCCGATGTCGTACCGACCGATGCCGAGCCGGTGCACCGCGCCGGCCGCGGGCCCGCTCGCGACGCGCAGTTCGACCAGGCCGGTCGGCTCGCCCGGCAGGCAGCCGGCGGGGTCGTGCAGGCTGACGACGGCGCCCTCGCGCAGGGGTGAGGTGCCGATGGTGGAGGCCGGGTCGACGGGATGGCCGTCGACATAGGCGAGGGGCGCTCCGCCGCTGCCCGTCTGCTGTCCGTGCTGTCCATGGTGTCCGATGGGGATGATCTGTGCCCCGCCGCTGTAGCCGACGTGTGCGGCCAGCTCTTTCGCGATGTCCCCGACCGAGGACTCGGGATCCGCGTCGAGCACCACGTCGGCGTTGGCGCCGCCCAGTGGATCGACGACGGTCAGAGTCAGGCGCACGATCGTCCTCCCCGTTGACTGCTCTCCTGCTGCCCAGTTGCTGCCCAGTGACGATATCCGCTCCACCCTTCCCACAGGCAACGGCGTATGTGCTGGTTCCCTGGAGGCTCTTGAAGGATCCGGGGTGTGCGGCTGCAAGCGTCCTGCGTAAGCTGCAGACTCGGCGGACGATCGCATCATCCGCAACGGGAGCCACGGGGGTTGGCCCTGCGGCAAGTCGAGTTGTTATGGAGGACGCCACATGGCCGGCGGCAAAGACGCAGATATCACTTATGACGAGATGCACAAGGCGGCTACCAAGCTGACCGACGCCAAGGACAAGATCGACGAGAAGCTCGACGCCCTTGAGCGCTACATCCAGGGCCTCGTCAAGGACGGTTACACCACCCGCAAGGGCTCGCAGGCCTTCGAGGACTCCTTCACCGAGTTCAAGAAGGGCGCGAAGGACACGATCGAGGGCCTGACCGGCATGTCCAAGTTCCTGACCAGCGCCGCGAAGGCGTACCAGGACCTGGACGACGAGCTGGCCAAGGGTGTCAAGGGCTGAAGTTGCCCTTTGGGGTCGCTCGTCGCTTTTGGGCGGCTGCGGCCGCCCGGTGCAGGTGTGGTCCGGTGCGGTGGGAGGCCTCGGCGTCCCACCGCACCGGACTGTCTCCGGGGCTCGCGTGACTGCGGCGGGTTCGGTGCGGCAGGTTCGGTACAGGGGGTGCCATGAGTGACAACGGCAGGCAGGGATTCCGGGCGCGGGACGGTCTGACCATCGCCGCAACGGTCATCGGCGCCGGTGCCGTGCTCCTCGTGGCGCTCGGGACATGGAAGTGGTTCGTCCGGAAGTCCGCCCCGTGGGTGCTGGACTGGCCCGGCGGGCCATGGGCGGTAGGTGCCGTCTTCGGGCTGGTCATGGTGGCGGGCTCGATCGGCGCACTGTGGTTCTCGGCGGTCGAACCGGGCGCCTCGAAGCCGCGGCGCGCGGGCCGTGTGGCAGGCGTATCGATCTGCGGTGGACTGACGTTCGGGGCGTTCATGTACGTACTCGGGGCGCTGCCCGGCAAGAACTGCTCGTCGAGCAGACTCGGCTGTGAGTACATCCCCGGCTCGGGCAGCGCCCTCATCTCCAGCGTGCTGACGGCGGCCGTCGTGGGATGGCTCACCTTCCGTGTGGGCAGGGCCCGCGCCGAGGCGCAAGCCGCCCGAGAACGGGCCCGGATGAAGAAGCTGCGCAAGAAGGGCAAGGGGAAGAGCCGGGCTGCCCGCTGAGCGTGAGGCATCGGGCTGTCCACTGACCGCGAGGCGTCGGGCTGCCCGGTGACCGTGAGGCGTTGGCGTTCGGGAACCGGATGTCGACTTCCTCGCGTGTCTATCTGTGTCCCTCAGGTACCTCAAGTCCGTTCCGGTACCCGGCACTTCAGCACCGCCCAGCACTGCTGACGCTCCTCAGAAGCACATTCACCGGAAAAATCGATCACTCAACCCTGGGATACGTACATGCTGACCACGCGACGGCGGACGGCCGTGGCCTGCCTCTTCGCTGCTGCCGCACTTTCTTTCACCGGTTGCAGCAGCGATTCGGGCGACTCCGGGAACGACAAGATCGCGGGAGCGGGCGGGGGCGGGGCGAGTTCTCCGACGCCGTCGGCATCCGCGTCCGCCGAGAAAGGTGCCCCGGCCTTCGATCTGCCCTCGGACATCTCGGTGGACGTCGAGAAGGAGTCGACCGGGGATGCGGCGAAGGATGCGATCGTGCGGGATGTGGCTTACGCGGCGCAGGCCCGTATCGAGGCCTTCGCCGAGGGGGACGGCCGGACCGCCAACATGAACCGCTACTTCGCGGCGAACGCCCTCGCCTACTGGAGCGATCGCGTGGCGACGGTCAAGAAGGACGGGCTGACCGTCACGGGCGACTACCGGTACTTCGACTTCGAGGTCACCGACGTCGCGAACGGCAAGAAGGCGGCGGCCCGTTACTGCGAGGACCAGAGCAAGGCCTACAACAAGGTGATCAAGACCGAGAAGGTGCAGCGCACCCAGCCGAGCGACAAGGATTTCGTCCTCTACACGCTCCAGGTCGAGAAGGACTCCCGCGGCGACTGGCAGGTGACGCAGCAGAACTGGAAGAAGGGGGACGCGTCGTGCGTGCAGGGATAGGGACAGGGATACGTACGAGTGCCGGTACAGGGGCGGGCGTGGTTCGTCCCGTTCTGCGGACTGCCGTGGCCGCCGGGCTGGTCATGGCACTGGGGACGGGCTTCCCGGCGTACGCGGGTGAGACCACCGGCGGAGACCAGGGAACCACCGCGCCCGACCAGCCGAACCAGGACTCCGGCGCCGGCTCCGGCAACGGCACCATTGGCGCCCACATCCGGATCGACCAGAGCAAGGCCGGTTCGGGCGGAGGCCCCACCTCGACCACCACGTCCTCGAACGCGAACTGGAAGCCCCCGGTCTGCTGGTACGAGCCCATGTACACCTCCGAGGAGTACGAGGAGTTCATCAAGACCGCGTACGACGGGGCGCAGGAGCCCGCGGCGAGTTACGCCAGGAAGCGCGAGGAAGAGGGCTACCGCAAGGACGACAAGGGCCTGTGGTGGCAGGTGCAGTTTCGCAACGACGAGTACACCGACGCCTGCCCCGTCACCACGGACAACTGGGAGATCTGGGTCCCGCCGGCCGACCCGCAGCCCGATCCCAACAAGCTCACCCCGGAGACCCTCTCCGAACTCGCCTTCAACTCAACCAAGTTGCCCGCGCCGCCCGTCGAACTGAGCCCGCGCGCGGACCGGCTCATC contains:
- a CDS encoding WXG100 family type VII secretion target, producing MAGGKDADITYDEMHKAATKLTDAKDKIDEKLDALERYIQGLVKDGYTTRKGSQAFEDSFTEFKKGAKDTIEGLTGMSKFLTSAAKAYQDLDDELAKGVKG